In one window of Balaenoptera musculus isolate JJ_BM4_2016_0621 chromosome 10, mBalMus1.pri.v3, whole genome shotgun sequence DNA:
- the PTMS gene encoding parathymosin — translation MSEKSVEAAAELSAKDLKEKKEKVEEKASRKERKKEVVEEEENGAEEEEETAEDGEEEDEGDEEDEEEEEDEDEGPALKRAAEEEDEADPKRQKTENGASA, via the exons ATGTCGGAGAAGAGCGTGGAGGCAGCGGCCGAGTTGAGCGCCAAG gacctaaaggagaagaaagagaaggtggAGGAGAAGGCAAGCCGGAAAGAGCGAAAGAAAGAAGTGGTGGAG GAGGAGGAGAACGgagctgaggaggaagaagaaactgCCGAGGATGGCGAGGAGGAAGATGAAGGAGAcgaggaag atgaggaagaagaagaagatgaggACGAAGGGCCCGCGCTGAAGAGAGCTGCTGAAGAGGAG GATGAAGCGGATCCCAAGCGGCAGAAGACAGAAAATGGGGCTTCGGCATGA
- the LAG3 gene encoding lymphocyte activation gene 3 protein isoform X1, with product MREARFPAWLLLQLLWAAAVEAPDPGAEVPVVWAQEGAPAQLPCSPTIPLQDLSLLRARQVTWQHLPDSEPAALSPRGPGPRRYTVLRLAPGGLRVGRPPLQPRVQLDERGLQRGDFSLWLRPARRADAGEYHAAVRLGDRALACRLRLRVGQAAVTASPLGSLWTSSSVILNCSFSRPDLPASVHWFRGPGRVPVQESPHHLLAGNFLFLPHVSPLDSGTWGCTLTYRDGFNVSTTYSLTVLGLEPPVPLTVYAGAGSRVELPCRLPPGVETQSSLTATWAPPGGGPDLLVAGDHGNFTLLLEAVGQAQAGTYTCRVHLQGQQLSATVTLAVITVTPKSHGLPGSLRKLLCEVTPASGQEHFVWSPLDEQSRRTSPGPWLLMPEARLLSQPWQCRLYQGQRLLGTAVYLAELSRPGAQRSGRAPGARKTGHLPLLILGILFLLVLVTGAFSFHLWRRRVSREPPSPVLGVLSGTPSSVATKKILCLRARDSPTSGSEQDRGSGTRARARAGARAGARARAAAAAEAALSWSRAARASPQFSANKLPVSSKPESGSFLPREGSVSPQPLGLPSHTLAF from the exons ATGCGGGAGGCTCGGTTCCCGGCCTGGCTGCTTCTGCAACTGCTGTGGGCAGCTGCAG tGGAGGCTCCAGACCCTGGGGCAGAGGTCCCGGTGGTGTGGGCCCAGGAGGGGGCTCCTGCCCAGCTCCCCTGCAGCCCCACAATCCCCCTCCAGGATCTCAGCCTTCTGCGAGCAAGACAAGTCACTTGGCAGCATCTACCAGACAG TGAGCCCGCGGCGCTCTCCCCCCGGGGCCCGGGGCCCCGCCGCTACACGGTGCTGAGGCTGGCTCCCGGAGGCCTGCGCGTCGGGAGGCCGCCCCTGCAGCCCCGCGTGCAGCTGGATGAGCGCGGCCTCCAGCGCGGGGACTTCTCGCTGTGGCTGCGCCCGGCCCGACGCGCCGACGCCGGCGAGTACCACGCCGCTGTGCGCCTCGGGGACCGCGCTCTCGCCTGCCGCCTCCGTCTGCGCGTGGGCCAGGCGGCGG TGACTGCCAGCCCCCTCGGGTCTCTGTGGACCTCCAGTTCCGTCATCTTGAACTGCTCCTTCAGCCGCCCTGATCTCccagcctctgtgcactggttCCGGGGCCCAGGCAGAGTCCCCGTTCAGGAGTCCCCCCATCACCTCTTAGCCGGAAacttcctcttcctgccccaTGTCAGCCCCTTGGACTCTGGGACCTGGGGCTGTACCCTCACCTACAGAGATGGCTTCAATGTCTCCACCACGTACAGCCTCACTGTTCTGG GCCTGGAGCCCCCAGTCCCTCTGACAGTGTACGCTGGAGCCGGTTCCAGGGTGGAGCTGCCCTGCCGCCTGCCTCCGGGTGTGGAGACCCAGTCTTCCCTCACTGCCACGTGGGCCCCTCCTGGGGGAGGCCCCGACCTCCTGGTGGCTGGAGACCATGGCAACTTTACCCTTCTACTAGAGGCTGTGGGCCAGGCCCAGGCTGGGACCTACACCTGCCGCGTCCACCTGCAGGGGCAGCAGCTCAGTGCCACTGTCACTTTGGCAGTCATCACAG TGACTCCCAAATCCCATGGATTACCTGGCAGCCTGAGAAAACTGCTTTGTGAGGTGACTCCGGCGTCCGGACAAGAACACTTTGTGTGGAGCCCCCTGGACGAGCAGTCTCGCAGGACCTCTCCAGGCCCCTGGCTGCTGATGCCGGAGGCCAGGCTCCTTTCTCAGCCCTGGCAGTGCCGCCTGTACCAGGGGCAGAGGCTTCTCGGGACCGCGGTATACCTCGCTGAGCTGTCTCGCCCAG GTGCCCAACGTTCCGGGAGAGCCCCGGGGGCCCGGAAAACAGGccacctccctctcctcatcCTTGGTATCCTCTTCCTGCTCGTGTTGGTGACTGGAGCCTTTAGCTTTCACCTTTGGAGAAGACGGGTGAGCCGGGagcccccctccccagtcctcGGTGTGCTGTCTGGCACCCCTTCCTCAG TGGCGACCAAGAAGATTCTCTGCCTTAGAGCACGGGACTCACCCACCTCAGGCTCAGAGCAAGATAGAGGATCCGGAACCCGAGCCAGAGCCCGAGCCGGAGCCCGAGCCGGAGCCCGAGCCCGAGCCGCAGCCGCAGCTGAAGCAGCCCTGAGCTGGAGCCGGGCAGCCCGTGCATCTCCGCAGTTCAGTGCAAATAAACTCCCCGTCAGCAGCAAGCCTGAGTCTGGCTCCTTCTTGCCGAGGGAAGGTTCtgtctctccccagcctctggggCTCCCTTCTCACACCCTGGCCTTCTGA
- the LAG3 gene encoding lymphocyte activation gene 3 protein isoform X2, with translation MREARFPAWLLLQLLWAAAVEAPDPGAEVPVVWAQEGAPAQLPCSPTIPLQDLSLLRARQVTWQHLPDSEPAALSPRGPGPRRYTVLRLAPGGLRVGRPPLQPRVQLDERGLQRGDFSLWLRPARRADAGEYHAAVRLGDRALACRLRLRVGQAAVTASPLGSLWTSSSVILNCSFSRPDLPASVHWFRGPGRVPVQESPHHLLAGNFLFLPHVSPLDSGTWGCTLTYRDGFNVSTTYSLTVLGLEPPVPLTVYAGAGSRVELPCRLPPGVETQSSLTATWAPPGGGPDLLVAGDHGNFTLLLEAVGQAQAGTYTCRVHLQGQQLSATVTLAVITVTPKSHGLPGSLRKLLCEVTPASGQEHFVWSPLDEQSRRTSPGPWLLMPEARLLSQPWQCRLYQGQRLLGTAVYLAELSRPGAQRSGRAPGARKTGHLPLLILGILFLLVLVTGAFSFHLWRRRWRPRRFSALEHGTHPPQAQSKIEDPEPEPEPEPEPEPEPEPEPQPQLKQP, from the exons ATGCGGGAGGCTCGGTTCCCGGCCTGGCTGCTTCTGCAACTGCTGTGGGCAGCTGCAG tGGAGGCTCCAGACCCTGGGGCAGAGGTCCCGGTGGTGTGGGCCCAGGAGGGGGCTCCTGCCCAGCTCCCCTGCAGCCCCACAATCCCCCTCCAGGATCTCAGCCTTCTGCGAGCAAGACAAGTCACTTGGCAGCATCTACCAGACAG TGAGCCCGCGGCGCTCTCCCCCCGGGGCCCGGGGCCCCGCCGCTACACGGTGCTGAGGCTGGCTCCCGGAGGCCTGCGCGTCGGGAGGCCGCCCCTGCAGCCCCGCGTGCAGCTGGATGAGCGCGGCCTCCAGCGCGGGGACTTCTCGCTGTGGCTGCGCCCGGCCCGACGCGCCGACGCCGGCGAGTACCACGCCGCTGTGCGCCTCGGGGACCGCGCTCTCGCCTGCCGCCTCCGTCTGCGCGTGGGCCAGGCGGCGG TGACTGCCAGCCCCCTCGGGTCTCTGTGGACCTCCAGTTCCGTCATCTTGAACTGCTCCTTCAGCCGCCCTGATCTCccagcctctgtgcactggttCCGGGGCCCAGGCAGAGTCCCCGTTCAGGAGTCCCCCCATCACCTCTTAGCCGGAAacttcctcttcctgccccaTGTCAGCCCCTTGGACTCTGGGACCTGGGGCTGTACCCTCACCTACAGAGATGGCTTCAATGTCTCCACCACGTACAGCCTCACTGTTCTGG GCCTGGAGCCCCCAGTCCCTCTGACAGTGTACGCTGGAGCCGGTTCCAGGGTGGAGCTGCCCTGCCGCCTGCCTCCGGGTGTGGAGACCCAGTCTTCCCTCACTGCCACGTGGGCCCCTCCTGGGGGAGGCCCCGACCTCCTGGTGGCTGGAGACCATGGCAACTTTACCCTTCTACTAGAGGCTGTGGGCCAGGCCCAGGCTGGGACCTACACCTGCCGCGTCCACCTGCAGGGGCAGCAGCTCAGTGCCACTGTCACTTTGGCAGTCATCACAG TGACTCCCAAATCCCATGGATTACCTGGCAGCCTGAGAAAACTGCTTTGTGAGGTGACTCCGGCGTCCGGACAAGAACACTTTGTGTGGAGCCCCCTGGACGAGCAGTCTCGCAGGACCTCTCCAGGCCCCTGGCTGCTGATGCCGGAGGCCAGGCTCCTTTCTCAGCCCTGGCAGTGCCGCCTGTACCAGGGGCAGAGGCTTCTCGGGACCGCGGTATACCTCGCTGAGCTGTCTCGCCCAG GTGCCCAACGTTCCGGGAGAGCCCCGGGGGCCCGGAAAACAGGccacctccctctcctcatcCTTGGTATCCTCTTCCTGCTCGTGTTGGTGACTGGAGCCTTTAGCTTTCACCTTTGGAGAAGACGG TGGCGACCAAGAAGATTCTCTGCCTTAGAGCACGGGACTCACCCACCTCAGGCTCAGAGCAAGATAGAGGATCCGGAACCCGAGCCAGAGCCCGAGCCGGAGCCCGAGCCGGAGCCCGAGCCCGAGCCGCAGCCGCAGCTGAAGCAGCCCTGA
- the LAG3 gene encoding lymphocyte activation gene 3 protein isoform X3, producing the protein MREARFPAWLLLQLLWAAAVEAPDPGAEVPVVWAQEGAPAQLPCSPTIPLQDLSLLRARQVTWQHLPDSEPAALSPRGPGPRRYTVLRLAPGGLRVGRPPLQPRVQLDERGLQRGDFSLWLRPARRADAGEYHAAVRLGDRALACRLRLRVGQAAVTASPLGSLWTSSSVILNCSFSRPDLPASVHWFRGPGRVPVQESPHHLLAGNFLFLPHVSPLDSGTWGCTLTYRDGFNVSTTYSLTVLGLEPPVPLTVYAGAGSRVELPCRLPPGVETQSSLTATWAPPGGGPDLLVAGDHGNFTLLLEAVGQAQAGTYTCRVHLQGQQLSATVTLAVITVTPKSHGLPGSLRKLLCEVTPASGQEHFVWSPLDEQSRRTSPGPWLLMPEARLLSQPWQCRLYQGQRLLGTAVPNVPGEPRGPGKQATSLSSSLVSSSCSCW; encoded by the exons ATGCGGGAGGCTCGGTTCCCGGCCTGGCTGCTTCTGCAACTGCTGTGGGCAGCTGCAG tGGAGGCTCCAGACCCTGGGGCAGAGGTCCCGGTGGTGTGGGCCCAGGAGGGGGCTCCTGCCCAGCTCCCCTGCAGCCCCACAATCCCCCTCCAGGATCTCAGCCTTCTGCGAGCAAGACAAGTCACTTGGCAGCATCTACCAGACAG TGAGCCCGCGGCGCTCTCCCCCCGGGGCCCGGGGCCCCGCCGCTACACGGTGCTGAGGCTGGCTCCCGGAGGCCTGCGCGTCGGGAGGCCGCCCCTGCAGCCCCGCGTGCAGCTGGATGAGCGCGGCCTCCAGCGCGGGGACTTCTCGCTGTGGCTGCGCCCGGCCCGACGCGCCGACGCCGGCGAGTACCACGCCGCTGTGCGCCTCGGGGACCGCGCTCTCGCCTGCCGCCTCCGTCTGCGCGTGGGCCAGGCGGCGG TGACTGCCAGCCCCCTCGGGTCTCTGTGGACCTCCAGTTCCGTCATCTTGAACTGCTCCTTCAGCCGCCCTGATCTCccagcctctgtgcactggttCCGGGGCCCAGGCAGAGTCCCCGTTCAGGAGTCCCCCCATCACCTCTTAGCCGGAAacttcctcttcctgccccaTGTCAGCCCCTTGGACTCTGGGACCTGGGGCTGTACCCTCACCTACAGAGATGGCTTCAATGTCTCCACCACGTACAGCCTCACTGTTCTGG GCCTGGAGCCCCCAGTCCCTCTGACAGTGTACGCTGGAGCCGGTTCCAGGGTGGAGCTGCCCTGCCGCCTGCCTCCGGGTGTGGAGACCCAGTCTTCCCTCACTGCCACGTGGGCCCCTCCTGGGGGAGGCCCCGACCTCCTGGTGGCTGGAGACCATGGCAACTTTACCCTTCTACTAGAGGCTGTGGGCCAGGCCCAGGCTGGGACCTACACCTGCCGCGTCCACCTGCAGGGGCAGCAGCTCAGTGCCACTGTCACTTTGGCAGTCATCACAG TGACTCCCAAATCCCATGGATTACCTGGCAGCCTGAGAAAACTGCTTTGTGAGGTGACTCCGGCGTCCGGACAAGAACACTTTGTGTGGAGCCCCCTGGACGAGCAGTCTCGCAGGACCTCTCCAGGCCCCTGGCTGCTGATGCCGGAGGCCAGGCTCCTTTCTCAGCCCTGGCAGTGCCGCCTGTACCAGGGGCAGAGGCTTCTCGGGACCGCG GTGCCCAACGTTCCGGGAGAGCCCCGGGGGCCCGGAAAACAGGccacctccctctcctcatcCTTGGTATCCTCTTCCTGCTCGTGTTGGTGA